AGGTTCCTTCAATGACCTGGGCACGGTACCAGGTGGTGGTGTCAACAATTACCTGTTCGGTATCGGATGTTGCTCCCGGGATACTGTCCCAGGTAATTGAATCGGTGGATTGCTGCCATTGGATGCTGCCTCTGTAGCTGTTTAGGATTAAAAGAGCAGTGTCACCGGTGCATACGGTTGTTTGAGCAGAACACAGATTAAAACACAGATTAAGAAGGATTACCACCGAGAAAACGGGGCAGGCACAGATAAAGAGCAGTGTTTTTTTCATTATTTATAGGGTTTAAATATCTGTTTATTTATATATATCACCTCTAAAATCGATAACATTTATGAATATAGTATCTGCAGGTTCACAATTTTGACAATTTCGATCGGGATGGCACATGATAATTTTTATCCTTCAAGATTTTCTCAATATCTTTTTGTTCATTATCTGAAACGGAAGGAATATGATAATATCCTTCTATTTCAGTTACTTTTATTTTATTTTTTGGTAACAGATATAAAAAATCTTTAATAATCTTAAATATAGAATCTTCAACTTCTAATTCAAGTAATTTCATTTTAGCGTTTTGTTTCATGATTTATTTAAAATTTGCAGTAAAATTACACAATTTATGTAAAGGACACCGCTAAGAAATTCAAAGTAAAGTAACAACATTATTAAATGCAAGGAAAAAGCAAAAAATTTAGAATTTTAGCGTTTTCATGATAGACTAATTAAATTAATTTCTTTTATTTCAACAAAATCCTTACGGTTAAATGTTGCTACTTGAGAAATCTGGTTACCTAACCCAATGCTTGCAATTTCAAAATCATGAATTTTCAAACCAACAGGTTCGTACTTTGATAATAATTCTTCAAAAATCGAAAAGCTACTTAATGTTGGGAACAAAACATTCATAGAACTCTTAATATCATTAACAACACTTAACGCATCCTTAATTTGAATAGGGAACTTACCTCGAGTTACAACAGCTAAAAATTCAGAGATATTTTTTGAAGTCGTAAATTGCTCATATTTTGTATCAAGAAGGAAATTTTGTGATTTTGTAAAAAACTTCGAGTCCTCATCAATAGCATAAACGAAAATATTTGTATCTATAACTATTTTACTCATAGGCTTTTTCTCTAATATTAATATTATCAAATTGACCTTTCAGTTTAAAAGTTTTCATAATTGGCTTTTTTGAATTTTTTGATTTTATTTTATTTGATGATAAAGGTTTATTCTTTATCCCGAGTACTCGGGATTGTTTTGTTTTCTTTTCAGGCCGCATCAATATAATTAATGCATCATAATCAGTACCTTTAGGCAATGGCTTCAAAGGTATGAGCTTGCCATTATTACATTTAGCAGATATTGTTATAGTTTCCATAATAATAAGTGGTGATAATACTTTATTTTTAACTACTGTCTAGTTGTCTATGATTATATACAAGTGTTTTATTTATATTTTCAATGTTTGGTCAGCATAATATGAGATCCCTTTTGTCTTTTTATTATCCATCCTTTTCGCTGGAACTTTTTTACAGCATCTGTCCCGGAACAAAGTTTTAACCTGTCACTCATACTTCAACAGCAATTCTTTTGCGGAAATATTTTTTTGCTCTTGTTGCAGGGGGGGTGTTTTTTCATTCATCACTTCCAACCATAATTCAATGGCTTCTTTGATGTTTTCTTCCGCTTCGGCAAGTGTCTTTCCCTGCGACAAACAGCCCGGTAATGCAGGAACCTCTGCTACATAATAGCCGGTTTCGTCTTTTTCTATAAGCACATCTAATTTCATATTATTTTGTTTTGTGTCAAAAGTAGTGATTTAAAGTTAATTGTTAATTTTCCGAGTGTCTTATCAATTTTGTTTTTGTGAATAGTTGCAATTTTATAATTTGTCATAAATCGCATCGCTTTTAGCATATCCCTTCAAAAATTCCTGCATTGCGAATTGTACCCATTCTTCTTCTTCGGAATTTTTTTTAATATGCCTTTGTATTTTATCTTTTCTGAAATATTGTAAATAATGATATAATTGTTCAAGTGCCGGTTCGGGCAACATGTCAATTTCTTTTGTTATTTTTTCTTTAATGCTCATAGGGTATGTTTAAAAATAAATATAAATACCATCATTAATAGCTTTTCATTATTTTTTGGATTGTGACTTTTTTTTGTTGAAAAAATCAGAAAATCCAAACGGAAAAGCCATAGAAGTGATAATGATCAGCAGCATTATTGCTAATAAATAAATCGCAATTGTTCCAAGTGTTTCCATAATTATATTTTCTCCCCAATTGTATTTACGGCAAAACTTCTCTCTTTCACATTATACACATTTCCTTTAGCCAAAACGTGTACGGTAAGGTTTTCAATAGAGATGGGCTTTCCCTGCTCTATTTCGGTGATGTTGCTATGGCGGATATCATGGCCGTCAACGATTATAACCAATCCTGATCCAATAGCTTCCATTTTAGAACCACCTGTAATTAACACACCGGTATTTTCTCCCAAACCGATCCCTATACAAGATGGATTGCTCACAACTGCCTGGGCCAGCCGGCCAAATCTTCCTCTTTTTACAAAATGAGAATCGATTATCACATCCTGCATAAAAGCCAGACCGGTAGTGATTTTCACCTGTCCTTTTAAAAGCGCCTCTGAACTGCTTCCCTGGTAGATCATGGTGTTAGACATAGCCATAGCGCCTGCACTGGTTCCTGCGATCACAAAATTTTCATTCCTGTATCTTTGTTGTAAGATCTCAAGAAATTCTGTCCCACCCAAGATCGTGCTTAACCTCAATTGATTACCTCCTGTAAACATCACACCATCTGCTTTTGATATCCGTTCCACATATTCAGGTATTTGTACATCTTCTCTGCTCCTGATATGCAAAACACCAACATTGCTGCAACCCAGATTACCAAATCCTTCTATGTACTTTTCACCTATTTCTTCTGGTATTGAAGATGCAGTAGTAATAATTTCAATATGGGAATCTACCCCTTTTATTTCAGTTACTATCCGGTTTAATATCTCCGGTTGGAAAAAATTCAGCGATAATTGCTGCAGTAAAACCGGTTCTTCTTCCGTGCCTTTATCCTCGCTGCCTCCTATGGCTATTAATTTACCTTTGGGATTATCCATTTCAATGTTAAATTTTTATTGCAAATGTAAGTAAAATTATGAAATTTGTAAATTTGGAAATATAAAGTATGGAGTGGGGAGCCTGGGACAGGGAGCAGGGAGTAATCACCATCCACTATTCTCCTCGCTCAAATGTTGAGGTGATCTTGCGGTGTATTTAATGAACTGTATGTGTATTTTCAAATGAGCGTCTGTACACACCCCAGTTACCCCGCTGTCAGCGGGGTAACATCTCCTCTTTTTAGAGGGGATTTAAAACTTTCTTTTTAGAGACGGAATTAAAACCCTGTTTTTAGTGGGGGATTAAAACTGTAATATATTCCGCTATTCGTATATTTGCATCGGGATAAAATTAATTAATGGTAACGAGATGAAAATATTAGAGATCAAAGCTATGCGCGGACCGAACTATTGGTCGGTAAGGAGGCACAAGCTAATAGTAATGCGGCTTGACCTTGAGGATATGGATCACCGTCCTACCAATAAGATCAGGGGATTTTATGGGCGGCTTAAGAAAATGCTGCCGGGTTTGTATGAACACCGGTGTTCCCCGGGTAAACCTGGCGGTTTTTTTCAAAGAGTAAAGAAGGGTACCTGGATGGGACATGTGATTGAACATATTTCGCTTGAAATACAATCGCTTGCCGGCATGGAATGTGGATTTGGAAGGACAAGGTCAACAGGTGAGCCGGGTATCTACAACGTTGTATTTTCTTATATGGAAGAAAAAGTAGGACGGTATGCTGCAAAAGCTTCTGTGAGCATTGCAGAAGCGCTTACAGAAGGAACAGAATATGATCTTGAAGGTGATATCCAGGCTATGCGCGAGATACGTGAAGATGAACGATTAGGGCCCAGCACCGGTTCAATCGTCCAGGAAGCTATCAGCAGAGGTATCCCTTACATACGAATGAACAATCAATCTTTTGTTCAATTAGGCTATGGTATTAATCAGAGACGTATCCGGGCAACGATCACAAGCCAGACCAGTGATATTGCTGTTGAAATTGCCTGTGATAAGGAAGAAACAAAAGACCTTCTCCAAAAAGCAAATATACCAGTTGCAAAAGGCGCGATAATAACTACGCAACGGGAGCTTAAAAAAGCGGTTAAACATCTTGGCTATCCTTTGGTAACCAAGCCTGTGGACGGACACCAGGGAAAAGGAGCTACGATCAATATTACCAATTGGGATGAGGCAGTAAAAGGTTTTGTAGCTGCCGGGGATTATTCAATAAAAGTGGTCATAGAAAAATTTGTTACGGGGTTTGATTTCAGGTTATTGGTTATTAATTATAAGTTCGTAGCAGCTGCATTGCGGACTCCGGCTCACGTAGAAGGTGATGGAAAGTCGTCCATTCAACAATTGATTGATAAAGTAAATAAGGACCCGCGAAGGGGGTATGGGCATGAAAATGTACTCACAGAGATCAGGGTGGATGAGATGACAAAAAATATTTTGAATATAGCCGGGCGTAAACTCGATTCTGTTTTACCCAAAGGTGAGCAGTTTTATTTAAAAACTACTGCCAACCTCAGTACGGGTGGAACGGCAACAGATGTTAGCGATACGGTACATCCCTACAATATTTTTATGGCTGAGCGCATAGCAAGGATTATTGGGTTGGATATTTGCGGTATTGATATTATGGCGCCTGATCTTACTATGCCCGTCAATGAAAACGGGGGGGCTATTTTAGAGGTAAACGCTGCACCGGGTTTCAGGATGCATCTTGCTCCTACCGAGGGTTTGCCGAGAAATGTTGCTGAGCCGGTGATTGATATGCTTTACCCCCAGAACAATACCGCTACCATCCCGATCATTACAGTCACAGGTACCAATGGTAAAACAACCACTGTCAGGTTGATCGCCCATATATTAAAAACGGTAGATTACAAAGTAGGGTTTACTACAACAGATGGTATTTACATACAAAACAGGATGCTTGAAGTTGGTGATTGTACCGGGCCGCGAAGCGCTGAATTTGTACTGAAAGATCCTACCGTAAATTTTGCTGTGCTGGAATGTGCAAGAGGCGGCATACTAAGAGCCGGGTTAGGTTTCCTTCGTTGCGATGCAGCCGTGGTGACCAATATTGCAGGTGCGGACCACCTGGGATTGAAAGACATCCATACAGCAGAAGAAATGGCAAGGGTTAAATCTGTTGTACCTGAAACTGTATTTCGAAACGGATATGCAATTCTAAATGCCGATGACGACCTGGTATTTGGTATGAAAAAAAATCTCGATTGCAAAATAGCCTTATTCAGTATGGATGAAAAAAACCCGCGCATTAAAAAACATTGTAATGATGGCGGGTTGGCAACAATTGTTGAAAACGGATACATTACGATTTGCAAAGGTAACTGGAAGATAAGAGTGGATAAAGTGGTAAATATTCCGTTGACCTTCTCGGGTAAAGCGATCTTTAATATACAAAATATACTTCCTGCTGTGCTTGCCGGTTTTGTCCGCAATATTAAAATAGAAGATATACGGGTTGCTTTGCAAACTTTTATACCTTCTCCCGCACAAACTCCGGGGAGGATGAATTTTTTCCAGTTCAAAGAATTTGAAGTACTGGTTGATTTTGCACATAATACTGAAGGATTTAAGGCCCTTGGAAAATTTCTTGAAAAAGTAGAGACCAGCCCCAAAATAGGGATCATCGCAGGGGTTGGAGACCGCAGAGATGAAGACCTTATAGAGCTTGGAGCATTGTCTGCACGGATGTATGATGAAATCATCATTCGCTGTGACAAAAATTTAAGAGGAAGACCGGTTCAGGAACTCATTGACTTACTTGTTGAAGGAATTCACTCACAGGATAATGACAAACCGTGGAAAGCTATTCCGAATGAGCTGGAAGCCATTGCATACGCGCTCAAAAACGCCCCAAAAGGGTCATTAAATATTATTTGCAGCGATACGATTCCCGAAGCCCTTGACTTAGTTAAAAAACTTAAGGAAGAGGAGGATAAGTTTGTGCTTACGAAGGCGGATATTTCGTAGCTGAATATCGCTGACGGCTTTATCGGTAATTACTAACCTCATCGCTTTTTCGCTTTTCCGTAAACAGTTTCCTGCGCTTGCTTGAGCGTATAATATTTTAACCTGCCTGCTTTGTGATCGGCTAATGTTTTATCAAGTTCCTGTTTTTGGGCATGGGTTAAAATAGTTTCATCGTGCGAATAAATCTTTAGCATTTTATAAACCACTTCTAACACATTCTCTTCTGCGCTATCAATGTATTGATGAACTTTTTTTCTATTTGACAGATAGCGTTATATACACTGCGAAATGGTCGCTGTAGCCGCCTAAATATTTTTGGCCTGCGAATGTTCTGAGTGGGTAACCTTCATAAAATTCACTATTATGTTGTTTCAACCATTCCGGTGCAAAGATCGTGGCTGAATTTATTTTATAATGTATGTTTTTATTGTTTACCAAAGGAGTGGAAAGAATAATTTGGTCTAACATACTCCAATCGCCTCTATAACAATAACTTCCCTGGTTTTCTTTCTCTAATGAATACCATGGATTATACAATTCTCCTGTTTTTAAGTTTGAAAAACCTTCCTTTGCTTTTAATACTTTATAAATACTCTTATTGGAAGGTTCGTCATTAAAATCTCCCATAATTATAATTTTACTGTTATTATTTATTCCAAATATCAAATTAACCACATCTCGCACCTTTGACGCTACATATTCTCTTTTATATTCTGCTTTTACTCCACCCGAACGTGATGGCCAATGATTCAAAATAAAAATAATAGTATCCGTTTCAGCTAATACTCCTATTACCAATAAGAAATCCCTGGTTTTATAATCAGGTTCATTGTGGAAATCAATTGTATAAGTTTTATAGGTTATTGGTTTGTAAATATCTTCTTTATAAACAAAAGCAACATCAATTCCCCGCTTATCGGGTGAATCCTGGTGAATAATTGAATAATTATATTGCTGTAATTTCTTTGTATTGAATAAGTCCTCCACTACTTTGAGGTTTTCTACTTCAGAGAGACCGATAATTTCAGGACCATCCCCATCACCTAACTGTGAGATAACTTCTGAAAGTTTATTGAGCTTATCGTTGTATTTTTTTAAATCCCATTGTTTTTTACCCGAGGGCAGGAATTCATCGTCTCCCCATTGTAGCGAATCATCGAAAGTATCAAATAAATTTTCAACATTGTACGATGCAATAGTGTAATTTTGTGCTGTAGTATTTTGCCTGCATGAGCAGGTAATTATTACAAAACTGAAAAGGATAATTTTATTTAGCATTGTCTATATTTATTTTGATAGTATAATATACACCGGGAAATGATCGCTATAACCGCTTAAATATTTTTTGCCCCAAAATGTTCCGAGCGGGTAACCATCATAATATTGACTGTTATGTTGTTTTAACCATTCCGGTGCAAAGATCGTGGCTGAATTTATTTTATAATGTATGTTTTTATTGTTTACCAAAGCAGTGGAAATAATAATTTGGTCTAACATATTCCAATCGCCTCTATAACAATAACTTCCCTGGTTTTCTTTCTCTAATGAATACCATGGATTATACAATTCTCCTGTTTTTAAGTTTGAAAAACCTTCCTTTGCTTTTAATACTTTATAAATACTCTTATTGGAAGGTTCGTCATTAAAATCTCCCATAATTATAATTTTACTGTTATTATTTATTCCAAATATCAAATTAACCACATCTCGCACCTTTGACGCTACATATTCTCTTTTATATTCTGCTTTTACTCCACCCGAACGTGATGGCCAATGATTCAAAATAAAAATAATAGTATCCGTTTCAGCTAATACTCCTATTACCAATAAGAAATCCCTGGTTTTATAATCAGGTTCATTGTGGAAATCAATTGTATAAGTTTTATAGGTTATTGGTTTGTAAATATCTTCTTTATAAACAAAAGCAACATCAATTCCCCGCTTATCGGGTGAATCCTGGTGAATAATTGAATAATTATATTGCTGTAATTTCTTTGTATTGAATAAGTCCTCCACTACTTTGAGGTTTTCTACTTCAGAGAGACCGATAATTTCAGGACCATCCTCATCACCCAACTGTGATATCACTTCTGAAAGTTTTTCAAGCTTATCGTTGTATTTTTTTAAATTCCATTGCCTTTTGCTTAAAGGCAGAAATTCGTCATCTCCCCATTGTAGCGGATCATCGAAAGTATCAAATAAATTTTCAACATTGTATGATGCAATAGTGTAATTTTGTGCTGTAGTATTTTGCCTGGATGAGCAGGTAATTATTACAAAACTGAAAAAGATAAATAGATGGAAAATGGAAGGTGGAAGGTGGAAGATGGAAGATGTTTGATGGAAGATGGAAGATGTCACCCCTAACGGGTGCCCACCCGGAAGGGTGGGAAGATGTAGATTTCCCTCTATTTCCTTATTACCTTTTTCCCTTTTTCCCTTTTTCATAATATAATTTCTTAGTGTATCTTTGTGCCTTTGTGGCAATATTTTTTACAAATATATGAAAAAATCTGAAATAAAAATTACCATCGTATTGGATAAGGACAATGTCCCCGAATCGATAAGCTGGAAAGCTACCGATGCAGGTAATCAACCGCAGTTTGCCAAAGCGCTTAACATTGCCCTATGGGACAAACAAACTAAAAGCACCATAAAAATAGACCTGTGGACAAAAGATATGCCGGTTGACGAAATGAAAAGATTTTATGTTGATACGATCGGGGCGATGGCTGATAGTATTGAAACAGCTACGAATGATGAAAAAATGGTGAAGGATATGAAGGAGCTTTGTGGAAAGTTAGCGAAGCGTATTTTGGAGGAGAAGAGGAAAGGTAACAACTAATGATTTCTGTTTCACTTATATTTTATTAAAAAAATCTGCATACTCATTAATAATTTTTTCTTTAGAATATAATGTACGGATCTTTTTTAAGTTGGATTGAATTTTTGTTTGCTCATTTTTATTCTTATTGATCGTTAAATATACCTTCGTTATATCATCTTTATCCATGAAATAATAAGCATCATTTCCCAGAACAGCACGGTTGAACTGATTGTTATGTGCACAAATTAAAGCACTGCAGGCCATTGCTTCTAAAAGCGATGGATTTGTGCCACCGGTAGAATGGCCATGAAAATAAAGGTTTGAATAGAACCTAAGGTTGTTTAAAATATTCTGGTCAAAGATCGTGCCCACCCACTTTATGTTTTTATTGACAAATTTTTTCTTTAAAAAGTTTCCATATTTTGTTTTATAGTTACCGATTACCAGGAAATCGCGCTGAATTGAAGTATTAGTAGCCGCTTCCAGGATCATTTCAATATTATTATCCGGCACTAACCGGGCGATTAACATATCATATTTATACGGTTGTAATCTATATTGTTTTAATACCGACCCCTCCTTTGTTGGAACAGGTTCATCAGATCCTGCAAAAGGAGTTGCTCCATAAGGAATGTATTTAGCTTCTATATGATATTGCTTTTTCAAATAATTTTGAATACCCACTGAATCAGCGATATGATAATGGCTGTGATGAACAGCTAAGGATTCAGCAAATTTTAGAAACTTTCTTACTAATGGATTATACCGGACATTTTTCCACTCCAGCCCATCCATATTGGTAACAACGGTCGTGCTTTTTTTCGGCAGAAGCCACCACCATACAGCGTTGCTGGTATAGCCAAGCTGTAATATCAGGTCAAATTTTCTTTTTCTGCTATCCAGGATACAGTTAAAGTCATAGATAAATTGCCCGAATTTGCCAATTAAAAATTCCGGATCATATTTATGAATTATATTAACTTTATTCCATAATTTGTTTTGCCAGGAATGATCATGGGGGTTATATACATAGACCTGGTGGCCTTTTTCAGCCAATCCTTTTGACAGGTATTGGGCAAACTGTTCAAAGCCACCGTATTGGTTGGGGATGCCGCGGGTGCCGAGGATTGCGATTTTCATTAGAAAATTTTAGCTTTAATATTTTTTTCGTACATTAGCAAATTGATTTTGAAAAAAAATAATATACAGCTATGAGATTTGTTGATGTAAAAAATGATGTTGCTTTTAGAAAAATTTTTGGCAGCGAAAATAAAAAAGAAATACTTATATCATTTCTTAATGCTGTGTTAAAATTAAAAAATGAACGAAAAATAAAAAACATAGACATTTTAAACCCTTTTCAAGCGCCAAAGATAAAAGGATTTAAGGAAACAATAATTGATATAAGAGCAAAAGATCGAAGAGGAGTTTCTTTTATTATAGAAATGCAAGTAGCTGAAAAATTAGGTTTTGATAAAAGGGTTCAATTTTACATCTCCAAAGAATATTCCTCCCAAATAATAAAAGGTGATCTGTACCCGAAATTAAACCAGGTTGTTTTTATCGGTATTCTTGATTTTAATTATTTCTCAGGCAACAATTATCTTACCCAACATTTAATATTAAATACTGATACGTTAAAGCAAGAATTAAAAGACCTGGAATTTAATTTTATTGAATTACCCAAATTTAACAAAAAAGAAAAAGAGCTTAGTGGTCTGATAGATAAATGGGTATATTTTGTAAAAAATGCAGAAAATCTTGAAATAAGACCAGATAATATAAAAGATAAAGGACTGGAAGATGCTTATGAACTAGCAGAAATGTTTAATTGGTCTGGTGAAGAATTAAGATTATATGATTATATGTCTATGAGAAAACAAGATCACAGAGGTGAATGGGAATTGTTTGTTGAAAGAGGAATTAAAAAAGGCGTTGAAAAAGCTGAAAAAAAGGCTGAAAAAGCCGCTGGGCAAAGAGAAGTTGAAATAGTCAAAGAATTTTACAAAAATGGAGTTGCTATTAAAATAATAGCTAATTCTACAGGACTTTCTGTAGAGAAAATAAAGAGTATCCTGAAAATAAAATAAGTTTAAATTTTTTCTAATAGTATTTTATATTCCTTCGCAATATCATCCCATGAATATTCTTTTTTTATTGTTTGTAGTGCATTTTTTTTAATTTTCAGATATAATCCCTTATTCTTAAATAAATAATTTATTTTTTTAGATAGAGAAATTTTATCCTCACTTTTAAATAAAATTCCATTTTCATTATCTATAATTATTTCTCTGTTAACTGTTAAATCTGATACGATAGCGGGTAATCCATAACTCATCCCCATTAATAAAACAGCACTTTGGTAACTAATTTTATGGGGAATAATTAAAGCATCAGCAGTTTTGAATAACAATTCTCTCCTATTATCAGGGATATATTGTATTATTTTAATAACTCTATTTTCTGTTTTATGCAGATCAATTATTTTTTGATAGACATTAAAATCGTCTTTCCAGGGTCTTCCCGCAATAATAAGTATTATGTTTTCATCAATATATGGTAATGCATTTAACAAGACATCCAAGCCCTTTACTTTTTTTATTTGTCCGAAAAAAAGAATATATTTTGATTTTTTAGATAGATTTAATGCTTTTAAGCCCTCTTGTTTAGTTATTTTCGGATTTACTAAATCTAAGTAACCCCCTTGTTTTATCATGTGAACTTTCTTCAATATTTTGGGTTTAAGTATTTTAGATAATTCGTTATAAGCAAATTGATTATGCGCTACGATAGTATCTGAATATTTGTTATAGATTAATTTTTTAATAATTCCAACATCTTCATTGGCAAGATCAGAAATATCATGTGCTATAGAGATAATTTTAACTTTATAAATTTTGGAAATCAAAAAAGGAATAATATCTTTTAGTGATGTTGAAAAATTATGAATAATTGCCTTTGTTACCCTTTCTTTTCTGCAAATTTTAAATGCCTTTCTATAACCTGAAATAAAGTTAAACAGCTTTTTTAGTTTACTGTGGATGTTAGTGTTGAAGAGGTAAAAGATCTTTATTTTATCATTTTCTTCTGCATAATTTGTGAACAAATAGGTTTCAACACCTAATTCAGACATTGATTTTAAGAGGGATAAGTCATAATAATCCATTCCCGCTTTTCTACCAACAGGGTCTATTATGGCTATTTTTATGCTCATTTCAATGGCACCAGTTCTTTAAGTTCCTGTTTAAAAGCTTTGCTAATTTATTTATATCTTCCCTGTAAAAAAATTTTAAATAAGTTTTTGTAGCATTATTTAGTTGGGCTTTTTTACCTTTGTGGAATAATAAAACTTTGGCTTGAGAGATAAGAAATTTGGGCATAATAGATTTTAAAGCTTTTCTTAGTTTCCTGATATTATAAAAATACTGTATTATATCATTCTTCGGTATTTCAAAAACATTTTGTTTTTCTTCAAAATTAGAGCGAAAATTCGGATTAACCCCCAGAAAAGTAAAAAGTGAAGTTAAAACCTTTTCTGTATCTTTTTTTAAATCTTCCTGAAAAAAAACTTTTACATTTTCCAGTCCGAAAGTATCAAGATACCTTTTAACCTGTTCATAATAAAATCCTAATTCTATATATTGTTGATGATATATTGGTAATTTTTCATGCCTGACTCGCTGAAAAACTATTTCTTCAAAAGTCAAATGTACCAGTCCAAGTCTGTAGTCCATAAGATAATGTGAAAATCCTCTATCTATTGGATCACGAAGGATGATGATAATTTTTGCATTAGAAACTAATTGATGTATCTTTTGGGGCACTTTTGGATAAAAAAGGTAAGAAACACTTGCTTCACCAATTGCTTTTTCATTCTTTACATTATTAAACAAAATTTCGTATTCTTCTAATGTTTTAAAGCCTTTCTTATTATAATAATGAAATAGATTTTGTTCACTTATCTCCTCAAAAGAAAAATAGTTAGGCTCTTTTTCCCGACTCATATAAATTTCCGGATGTTGATTTAAGTGATGGTATAAAAATGTGGTTGCAGCTTTCGGAGCTCCAACAATAAAAAAGTTAGGTAACATAATTTTAACAGCTCACGTCTTTTAAAAAGTGGACTTTATTATTTATCAGTTGAGCCAAAAATGATTATAAAGGTCAAATTAAAGAAAAAAAATCTGTTTTTAATGATCTTATAATGCTCAATACCAGCTTGAGACAAAAGTTTTTTAATATCTTTTAAAGACAAAAGAAACATATAATCACCAGCAAACCTTTCTTTACCAATTAAATAAAGAAATTTATCAAAGTATTTTTTTGGTAAATAATGTAAGAGAGGGATTCTGGTATGAACCTCTATTGGGAAATATCTATTAGGTGTTGTAATAAAAGCTGTTTTGGCAACTCTTTTTATTTCCTTTAAAAATAATAATTGCCTTTCTTTATCTCCTACATGTTCTATTACAGCATTTGACCAGCAAATATTAAATTGTTTATCTGAAAAAGGGAATTTCTTACCATCATACTTAACTGCTTTTACTTTCGGATATCTTACCAAAATTTTATTAGGTGTATTAACTCCTAAGGCAGTGATATTTTCAGGATAGGGATAATGCTTTTCTATAAAATTATCTGCCTCGTTCCATTCATTTTCACTAAACCCCACATCCAATATTTTTGATTCTTTGATTGGTTTAAGTTCAGTTAAAAAAAAATCCCATTTTTTTCTACGATTATAAGTGGATATTTTATAAGCTATTGACATTGCTTTATTTTTTC
The window above is part of the Cytophagales bacterium genome. Proteins encoded here:
- a CDS encoding class I SAM-dependent methyltransferase, which translates into the protein MSIAYKISTYNRRKKWDFFLTELKPIKESKILDVGFSENEWNEADNFIEKHYPYPENITALGVNTPNKILVRYPKVKAVKYDGKKFPFSDKQFNICWSNAVIEHVGDKERQLLFLKEIKRVAKTAFITTPNRYFPIEVHTRIPLLHYLPKKYFDKFLYLIGKERFAGDYMFLLSLKDIKKLLSQAGIEHYKIIKNRFFFFNLTFIIIFGSTDK